From a single Nothobranchius furzeri strain GRZ-AD chromosome 9, NfurGRZ-RIMD1, whole genome shotgun sequence genomic region:
- the LOC139071653 gene encoding uncharacterized protein has protein sequence MFVPHRGSSVPHSDGGGEDGLNDGRVKLHHHLGRQLGLFQLQQKVHPLLGLFDQGADGWLPPKVMCDGGSEEAKGVHSGDGGVRQDEGERWGCDFPEVYNHLHCLLSIELQVVAAAPVHQPFHLPPVGGLITVRDEPDEGGVVRKLDQLNGVMARGAAVCLQGEEQRRKYTALWRSCANYLNGGTILPQPHALPSVRQEVSDPPAGGVEYVERRELVLEQSREDGVERRAEVHKQDPGVGSGGVQVLQDEVEGQVDGVVYRPISSVCELQRVQEGG, from the coding sequence atgtttgtccctcaccgtggctccagcgtaccacacagcgatggaggaggtgaggatggactcaatgatggccgtgtaaaactgcaccatcatctgggccggcagcttggcctttttcaactgcagcagaaagtacatcctctgctgggcctttttgatcagggagctgatggatggctcccacctaaggtcatgtgtgatggtggttccgaggaagcgaaaggagtccacagtggtgacgggggtgtccgtcaggacgagggggagagatggggctgtgactttcctgaagtctacaatcatctccactgtcttctgagcattgagctccaggttgttgctgctgcaccagtacaccagccgttccacctccctcctgtaggcggactcatcaccgtcagagatgagcccgatgagggtggtgtcgtccgcaaacttgatcagttaaacggagtcatggctcggggtgcagcagtttgtttacagggagaagagcagaggagaaagtacacagccctgtggagatcctgtgctaattatcTGAATGGTGGaaccattcttccccagccgcacgcactgccttcggtccgtcaggaagtcagtgatccacctgcaggtggagttgagTACGTTGAGCgcagagagcttgtcctggagcagagcagggaggatggtgttgaacgcagagctgaagtccacaaacaggatcctggcGTAGGTTCCGGGGGAGTCCAGgtactgcaggatgaagtggagggccaggttgatggcgtcgtctacagacctattagctctgtatgcgaactgcagagggtccaggagggggggtga